Below is a genomic region from Borreliella spielmanii.
TATCTTGATATAGAACTTGACATAGATCAATACAATAGATCAGGTAGATTCTTATATCTAAGATATTCAGATGAATCTGACAGTGAAGGTAACCGAAATTTAGTTTTTTCAAGCGAAACTCTCACTGGTATAATCTCACTGTACAAAGGATGGTATGTCCAAAAAAGACGGGGTAACGTCCCGGTTCTCTTAAAGCTGTAATATTTTTAGCAAAAATTATAGTTTTGGTATATAATATATGTACAAATAAAAAATTAAAATGGGGGATTAAAAATGGATACTATTAAAATAACAGAACTTCTTATCAATCTAAATGAAATAAAACTCATAGCCGTAATGATTTTTGTAACAGTACTAGTTCTCGGGGTACTTATTCTTTTAAAACCGTTATTAAAAGACATATTATCTATAGTCATAGGTAAGTTTTTTAAAAATGGGAATGGGAATGGGAATAATCATATTAAAAAACGGGATTAATTTATGAAATTATCTAAAGATAATCTTGAGCTTGGACTTACGTCTTTATCAAACCTTATTGATATATTTTCTAAATTTGAAGATGAATTTGATGAAATTGCACATAAAGGATTCTTTTTGGTTTATGAGCTATATTCTCATTACGCATTAATCTATAAGGCCAATATGGAAAGACTTGAGAGTGCATTAACCCCAACAATAGCTAAAACACTAGCTCCAATAAATGAGAAAATCAATCAATGTATTGATCTAGTTAATTCCGATGAAAAAAATCTAAAAATATCTAACAAGCTGAAATTCAATCCAGAAGGAAAACCTATCTACAAGAGAGAAACACATAATGCAAAATAACACTATTAGCTTAGGGCTTAATTTACTATCCAGCTTAACTAACATAGCTAAAACTGATACTAACATAGATCATAATTACATTAATACTTTTAGCAAAGTAATAGATTTTTTCTACAAAACATATATGAGCACACTAAAATCTATGGAAACAGCCGAGTCAACAAAAATATTAGAAGAAATTCAAGACATATTAAAATACAATATCCAGATAATAGAGGCTATTTCTAGTAATAAAAGTAAAAGAATTATCTCCTCACTAAAAGCAAAACGCAATAAAATTATGAAGGAGTATATTAATATCCTTAAAAGGGGTGAAAATGCTTAAACTGATTAACTATTTATTGCTTACTTTACTACTATGTTGCACCACCATTGCTAGCCTACCAGACGAGCCAAAACCACCAATTATTCAAACACTAGGATCTTTGGCTAAATATGAGTCACAACTATCAGATTATGTTATGTACCTTATAACATTTTTATCTAAAACAAAATTAAAAGTTAATGATCCAAATTATCCAGAATATACTTATCCTGATTTATCAACACTACAAGACGAACACTCAATAACTGCAATAAAATATAATATCAAAATGCTTTTAGAATACATTAAAAAAACAAAACCCATAGCAAAAAAGGTCTATAATCAGTATTCTAAGTTAAAAATGTAAATTATAAATAAGTGTTCTTGCAAGAACTTATACTTTATCTGTAAAAATATCTAAAGCTAACCAAACTAAAATGTTGTATAATAAGCTGTAAAGGAAATATATTATGAAACCAATGCTAACAAATGCTTCAAGTATAACTGAAGAGCAAATATACAATGAATTTATAAGATTGGGCATGGAGCAACTAATAGCGCAAGATTTATCTAAACGATATTATCACAATGAACTTACATATAGAGATTTAGAAAACCTAGAAAAACAATTTGGGATAAAGTTTGATAATCTTGTTTCTAAGATAGATTCTGTAAAAAGCGAACTTACTGTTAAGATAAATTCTGTAGAAAATAACTTAAATACTAAGATAGATTTTGTAGAAAAGAATTTAGATGCCAAAATAGATGGTATAAAGAATGAATTTAATGCTAAAATAGATGGTTTAAATACTAAGATTGACACTGTAGAAAAGAATTTAAATACTAAGATAGATGGTTTAAATACTAAGATTGACACTGTAGAAAAGAATTTAAGAAAAGATATGTCTAATTTGGCACAAGATCTTGATAAAAAGATATCCAATTTGGCACAAGACCTTAAAAAAGATATGCAAAGTAATAATCAAATATTATTAGA
It encodes:
- a CDS encoding BBA14 family lipoprotein, with the protein product MLKLINYLLLTLLLCCTTIASLPDEPKPPIIQTLGSLAKYESQLSDYVMYLITFLSKTKLKVNDPNYPEYTYPDLSTLQDEHSITAIKYNIKMLLEYIKKTKPIAKKVYNQYSKLKM
- the bdr gene encoding Bdr family repetitive protein, producing MKPMLTNASSITEEQIYNEFIRLGMEQLIAQDLSKRYYHNELTYRDLENLEKQFGIKFDNLVSKIDSVKSELTVKINSVENNLNTKIDFVEKNLDAKIDGIKNEFNAKIDGLNTKIDTVEKNLNTKIDGLNTKIDTVEKNLRKDMSNLAQDLDKKISNLAQDLKKDMQSNNQILLEKMESNNNVLSEKLKVSNRIITIAAIVVVPIAISIITTVAVSLITRFFK
- a CDS encoding BlyB family putative holin accessory protein; protein product: MQNNTISLGLNLLSSLTNIAKTDTNIDHNYINTFSKVIDFFYKTYMSTLKSMETAESTKILEEIQDILKYNIQIIEAISSNKSKRIISSLKAKRNKIMKEYINILKRGENA
- the blyA gene encoding holin BlyA, whose protein sequence is MDTIKITELLINLNEIKLIAVMIFVTVLVLGVLILLKPLLKDILSIVIGKFFKNGNGNGNNHIKKRD
- a CDS encoding BlyB family putative holin accessory protein → MKLSKDNLELGLTSLSNLIDIFSKFEDEFDEIAHKGFFLVYELYSHYALIYKANMERLESALTPTIAKTLAPINEKINQCIDLVNSDEKNLKISNKLKFNPEGKPIYKRETHNAK